The Paenibacillus tianjinensis genome has a window encoding:
- a CDS encoding HAMP domain-containing sensor histidine kinase, producing the protein MIRPRKIRNLWGTLVLMVFLIMLSAALLMALMSFLIVHSGIIDVERFNIFWPISFVMIASILIGTVITAISGRKILTPIIDLSEAAKQVAKGDFSIRVAHEEHRVDVLGEMAVNFNRTVQELGGIETLRNDFIVNVSHEFKTPIAAIEGYATLMQDHDLSPKERQEYSRLIIESTRQLSSLSSNILKLSKLENQEFIVDKSQFGLDEQIRQALLLLEAQWNDKDINLDLDLEPVVFYGNEDLLMQVWLNLLGNAIKFTDSGGEIAVHLSTTGHAVTVTITDSGIGMTEEVMKHIFVKFYQGDKSRSAEGNGLGLPLVRRIVELCGGEISVESTPGEGSGFAVSFPIENNRL; encoded by the coding sequence TTGATCAGGCCGAGGAAAATACGTAATCTGTGGGGGACGCTGGTTCTAATGGTGTTCTTGATTATGCTGAGCGCGGCGCTGTTAATGGCACTGATGAGCTTTTTGATCGTACATTCGGGAATTATTGATGTGGAGCGGTTCAATATCTTTTGGCCGATTTCCTTTGTAATGATTGCCAGCATCCTGATCGGGACGGTTATAACTGCGATTTCGGGACGCAAAATTCTGACCCCGATCATCGATCTCAGTGAAGCCGCCAAGCAGGTCGCCAAAGGCGATTTCAGTATCAGAGTTGCGCATGAGGAGCATAGAGTCGATGTACTTGGGGAGATGGCCGTCAATTTTAACCGCACGGTGCAGGAGCTGGGCGGCATTGAGACGCTGCGTAATGATTTTATCGTTAATGTCTCGCATGAATTTAAGACCCCGATTGCGGCGATTGAAGGTTATGCCACCTTAATGCAGGACCATGATCTTTCGCCTAAGGAACGCCAGGAATACAGCCGGCTGATCATTGAGAGTACAAGGCAGCTGTCCTCTCTGTCCAGTAACATCCTGAAGCTGTCCAAGCTAGAGAATCAGGAATTCATTGTGGACAAAAGCCAGTTCGGCCTTGATGAGCAAATCCGCCAGGCCCTGCTGCTGCTGGAAGCCCAGTGGAATGACAAAGATATCAATCTGGACCTCGACCTGGAGCCTGTCGTGTTCTATGGCAACGAAGATCTGCTGATGCAGGTATGGCTGAATTTACTCGGGAATGCCATTAAATTTACGGATAGCGGAGGGGAAATTGCCGTCCATCTCTCCACCACAGGCCATGCCGTTACTGTGACAATCACAGATTCCGGAATCGGGATGACAGAGGAAGTAATGAAGCATATCTTCGTGAAATTCTATCAGGGGGATAAATCGCGGTCGGCAGAAGGCAACGGCCTCGGGCTGCCGCTGGTCCGGCGCATCGTGGAGCTGTGCGGAGGAGAAATTTCGGTTGAGAGCACGCCGGGGGAAGGCTCAGGGTTTGCGGTTAGTTTTCCTATTGAGAATAATAGATTGTGA
- a CDS encoding MATE family efflux transporter produces the protein MSQETSNQYYLESAPLKKAITHLSIPMMIGMSVGTIYNVINAYFIGLLHNTHMLTAITLGLPIFTVLMAFGNVLGVGGGTFVTRLAGEKNPEKGQRIAGYSFYASIITGIVIALLAFLAINPITRLLGADDATFNFTKTYATTLFAGGFVIVLNFALEQLVRSEGASKESMYGVFISTALSLIFDPLFILVLNWHVAGAALAMILANVGSVVYYIYFLETKSEHLKGFLKHFRISVQDKLEIYKIGISELLQSAFLIVTTLLLNNYAILYGDHVVAGFGVALRIVQVPEFLSMGLFLGLIPLFAFTYAGRNIERLKSSIKYAFACIGTISIVFVSLVFIFRDTVLHWFSNDPSVISSGVTILAAMLISALFNGFTGLFMSIFQATGQGAPTAIMAITQGILYIPVIIVLHYLFGLNGVIWSMTVTEVITSVMGVMLFVMFNRKLKKVSVNEADGNVAGA, from the coding sequence ATGAGTCAGGAAACATCTAATCAATATTATCTGGAATCAGCCCCGCTGAAGAAGGCGATTACCCATTTGTCGATACCCATGATGATTGGAATGTCGGTCGGGACCATTTACAATGTTATCAACGCCTATTTCATCGGGCTGCTGCACAATACGCATATGCTGACAGCGATTACGCTGGGCCTGCCTATTTTTACTGTATTAATGGCCTTCGGCAATGTGCTGGGAGTAGGCGGCGGTACGTTTGTGACCCGGCTGGCTGGTGAGAAGAATCCAGAGAAGGGCCAGAGAATCGCCGGTTATTCCTTCTACGCAAGTATTATCACCGGTATCGTAATCGCACTGCTTGCTTTTTTGGCGATTAACCCGATTACACGGCTGCTTGGTGCGGATGACGCTACGTTTAATTTTACAAAGACCTATGCCACGACCCTGTTCGCCGGCGGGTTCGTGATTGTGCTCAATTTTGCGCTGGAGCAGCTGGTTCGCTCGGAGGGGGCATCGAAGGAATCGATGTACGGGGTGTTTATCAGTACTGCGCTTAGCCTGATTTTTGATCCGCTGTTTATTCTGGTGCTGAACTGGCATGTGGCAGGCGCGGCGCTGGCGATGATCCTGGCGAATGTGGGCTCGGTAGTTTATTACATCTATTTCCTGGAGACAAAGAGTGAACATTTAAAAGGATTCTTGAAGCATTTCAGGATTTCGGTGCAGGATAAGCTGGAAATTTATAAAATCGGAATCTCTGAGCTGCTTCAATCCGCTTTTCTGATTGTGACAACGCTGCTGCTGAATAATTATGCCATTCTATATGGAGACCATGTGGTTGCCGGCTTTGGTGTGGCGCTAAGAATCGTTCAGGTTCCGGAGTTTCTGTCGATGGGGTTATTCCTCGGTCTGATCCCGCTGTTTGCTTTTACCTATGCCGGCCGCAATATCGAGCGTCTTAAATCAAGTATTAAATATGCCTTTGCCTGCATCGGAACCATTTCTATTGTGTTCGTCAGCCTGGTATTTATCTTCAGAGACACGGTCCTGCACTGGTTCTCCAACGACCCGTCTGTGATCAGCAGCGGCGTAACGATCCTGGCAGCGATGCTGATCTCGGCTTTGTTTAATGGATTCACGGGACTTTTCATGAGTATTTTCCAGGCCACCGGACAAGGCGCACCTACAGCGATTATGGCGATTACTCAAGGCATCCTGTATATTCCGGTGATTATCGTGCTTCATTATCTCTTCGGACTGAATGGTGTTATCTGGTCTATGACCGTAACGGAAGTGATTACTAGCGTGATGGGGGTTATGCTGTTCGTTATGTTTAATCGGAAGCTCAAAAAGGTGAGTGTGAACGAGGCAGACGGGAATGTGGCTGGAGCATAG
- a CDS encoding response regulator transcription factor — protein MINILVVEDNDKLRQLIGTVLTKHGYNPVMAVDGQHALELLDTHYIDLIISDIMMPNVDGYELIQRLREAGYNTPVLMVTAKESFKDKQCGYLAGTDDYMVKPIDVNEMILRIGALLRRAQIANERRLVVGEVILDSDSITVYRGDKSLLLPQKEFYLLYKLLSYPNKIFTRQQLMDEIWGMDSETDARTVDVHINRLRERFKDCPEFEIVTVRGLGYKAVKRC, from the coding sequence ATGATCAACATTCTTGTAGTAGAGGACAACGACAAGCTGCGGCAGCTGATCGGCACAGTGCTTACCAAACACGGGTATAACCCGGTAATGGCAGTGGATGGACAACATGCGCTGGAGCTGCTGGATACACATTATATTGATTTGATTATCTCGGATATTATGATGCCAAACGTGGACGGATATGAACTGATCCAAAGGCTTAGAGAGGCAGGCTATAATACTCCGGTGCTGATGGTTACCGCGAAGGAAAGCTTCAAGGACAAGCAGTGCGGGTATCTGGCCGGCACGGATGATTATATGGTGAAGCCGATTGATGTGAACGAGATGATTCTGCGGATCGGGGCACTGCTGCGCCGGGCACAGATTGCGAATGAACGCAGGCTGGTTGTCGGGGAGGTCATACTGGATTCGGATTCCATAACAGTCTATCGCGGGGATAAAAGCCTGCTGCTGCCCCAAAAGGAGTTCTATCTTCTGTACAAGCTGCTGTCCTACCCGAACAAAATCTTTACCCGCCAGCAGCTGATGGACGAGATCTGGGGGATGGACTCGGAGACGGATGCGCGTACCGTGGATGTGCATATCAACAGGCTGCGTGAACGTTTCAAGGACTGTCCTGAATTCGAGATTGTTACCGTCCGGGGATTAGGGTATAAGGCGGTGAAGCGCTGTTGA